A stretch of DNA from Coccidioides posadasii str. Silveira chromosome 1, complete sequence:
GCCAAGGTCCGGCTCCTCTTGGTAGCAGCAAGTACCCGTGAAGATCACACTAGTTCAAATTCCATGCACTATGCTCTACTATTAACCGGCTCGTATTTTGCAACCGGCCAGCCATTGATATATTCCAGGTAGCTCCATCCCATATAAGCGTCCTACAAATTATTAGAAACATCGATGTAAATATGGCCCTACGATCCAGCTTACCGTATGGCGGAGACCGACGCTGGTATTAACTTCACAAGGGAGGAAAATTGTTGGCCTAGCTGACTTTGGAACAGTGCATCCAGCAGAGGTATGAAAGGAAAGGCTTACGGAAATGGTAATACAGAATATCTTGTGAACGGTCTGATAGCACTCCCAACCCGCCAGGTGCGTATACTTTTTTGTTGTGGTTCGAGCCATATACAACGTGTCCGCCCCCGGATGTTAATGGCTTACCGTTCTTGTCTGTGAACGGGCCTCGTGCGTTCTTCGAGCGGCCTACTCGGATGGAGTATCTGCCATTTTCCCCTTCGTGTCAGCATGATCAATACCAAGAGGGAATGTAGATGGATTTACTGCAGATTTTTTTAATCAAGGGAAAAGTGGGTGTTGCTTGCATACTCCTTTCCATCCTCGGGAAGATGTTTTGGGTCAAAGTGACAGCATTTGCCATGACTGAACCAAAAATAGTACCATCCATCTCTATAGGTCATGAACCCGCCCTCTTCATCATTAGGTTTTACATCTTCAGGCTTGGTAGCGAGACGTGTCGCGTCGATATGTTCTGGATCTTTGAGGGAGAGGATGTCACTGCTCAGAGGGATCTGCCACATGCCCGAAAAGAAGCTGCCAAAGATCAGGTACGCCTGCTCATCTTTTGGATCAATGAATACATGCGGATCGATAGCATTGGCCTCTTTAAAAGGGTACTTTTGCGAGCCAGGACCCGTGCCAGTTTGAATGATTGCCCCGTGGTCTTTCCAGGCGCCGGATCTGAGCTCCTTGGACGTAGCTATCCCAATGGCACTGTCGTTGCTGCCACGATGACTGACTGTGTAGAAGCAGTAGAAAGTGTTGTCTTTTG
This window harbors:
- a CDS encoding uncharacterized protein (CAZy:GH43_6~CAZy:GH43_5~CAZy:GH43~CAZy:GH43_3~CAZy:GH43_4~CAZy:GH43_7~CAZy:GH43_30~CAZy:GH43_8~antiSMASH:Cluster_1.2~EggNog:ENOG410PUHR~COG:G) — encoded protein: MSAMLMPHPVFKFQRIQSEIRSTILYSRHFTHHMGLISTLLFPRKQFILHPVSPCVMFRTFLALLLTAAFSCSTAALPAKFSPQPAYPLAHNSPLVAHDPNIIQHRGFYYLFKGGIGVPFSKSKTLDGPWEDMGPVLTGPSIIPKQNRTRPWAPAVIAKDNTFYCFYTVSHRGSNDSAIGIATSKELRSGAWKDHGAIIQTGTGPGSQKYPFKEANAIDPHVFIDPKDEQAYLIFGSFFSGMWQIPLSSDILSLKDPEHIDATRLATKPEDVKPNDEEGGFMTYRDGWYYFWFSHGKCCHFDPKHLPEDGKEYSIRVGRSKNARGPFTDKNGKPLTSGGGHVVYGSNHNKKVYAPGGLGVLSDRSQDILYYHFLNTSVGLRHTDAYMGWSYLEYINGWPVAKYEPVNSRA
- a CDS encoding uncharacterized protein (CAZy:GH43_6~CAZy:GH43_5~CAZy:GH43~CAZy:GH43_3~CAZy:GH43_4~CAZy:GH43_8~antiSMASH:Cluster_1.2~EggNog:ENOG410PUHR~COG:G) → MSAMLMPHPVFKFQRIQSEIRSTILYSRHFTHHMGLISTLLFPRKQFILHPVSPCVMFRTFLALLLTAAFSCSTAALPAKFSPQPAYPLAHNSPLVAHDPNIIQHRGFYYLFKGGIGVPFSKSKTLDGPWEDMGPVLTGPSIIPKQNRTRPWAPAVIAKDNTFYCFYTVSHRGSNDSAIGIATSKELRSGAWKDHGAIIQTGTGPGSQKYPFKEANAIDPHVFIDPKDEQAYLIFGSFFSGMWQIPLSSDILSLKDPEHIDATRLATKPEDVKPNDEEGGFMTYRDGWYYFWFSHGKCCHFDPKHLPEDGKEYASNTHFSLD